The bacterium sequence GGAAAGAGCAGCGAGATGCCGGTCAGGCGCATGATGGCGGATGTGGGAGTTGGGATTGTTCTTCGGCAAGCCTTCTCTTGTGAGCCGTCCTGGTTTATGACCTTTCCGCCGACAACGCCTCGTCTGCCGTGTTGTTCCATGAAATCGACAAGTGGTGAGACGAAGTCAGACCGTGCCTCTGTATCGGGATTCAAGAGCAACACGAACTCGCCCGAGCAGGTCTCAACTGCGGCGTTAACTGCCCTTGCGAAACCGACGTTCTGCCGCGATCGAATCAGCCGGATGCTCTGTTGCATCGGATACTTCAGGACCAGACTGTCGTCGCTCGAGGCATTATCCCAGATGACAGTCTCGACGTCTGGGGCAAAGTTCAGGATCGACGCGATACATCGGCGAAGGTAGCTGCCTGTGTTATAGTTGATAATGACGATGGAGACTCTTGGCCGGATATGAGTTCGAGCGTCGGGCGTGAATGCTGTTGTACTTTTAGTTTCTCGGCGTTTGACTGAACTCATGGCCTAGGCTATTTTTCCTGTTGTGATTGGTGCGAGGCAGAAGTTGGGCTCTAAGGTGCAGACGAATCTATCAGATCGCCCAGAGGGCGGAAGTAGATTGTGTGCACGCACGCTTTGGGCCGCGGCGCTCCTTATGGGCGGAATTGTCTTTGGCGTGCTTACGGCCATAAAGCCACTTTTGCTGAAGCTGAACACTCT is a genomic window containing:
- a CDS encoding glycosyltransferase family 2 protein, producing MSSVKRRETKSTTAFTPDARTHIRPRVSIVIINYNTGSYLRRCIASILNFAPDVETVIWDNASSDDSLVLKYPMQQSIRLIRSRQNVGFARAVNAAVETCSGEFVLLLNPDTEARSDFVSPLVDFMEQHGRRGVVGGKVINQDGSQEKACRRTIPTPTSAIMRLTGISLLFPNSRKLPLYNLPDSTNERAHKVGAVSGSFCMFPRELAQRVPFDEQFFLFGEDLDFCLRASRLGESVWFVPSASVIHQKGVSMRRRPMFSLFCFYDSMLKFYKKHFASGHSLPFNVVVFIGVWALAFPKMVFRL